The following proteins are encoded in a genomic region of Alnus glutinosa chromosome 8, dhAlnGlut1.1, whole genome shotgun sequence:
- the LOC133875325 gene encoding uncharacterized protein LOC133875325 codes for MSVNSDASRPIPLCYCGVCARLRYSWISDNPERKWYDCIKYKEAGDCDFFKWADNHMTSYEKRLEEHMRDIEKGRQADIKKVEKMTMANIDRLEKLIETKHKEQHARLQLELGLRQSNRKMFWVAVLVIILGLVIYLSSYSGFEVNYLMLE; via the exons ATGTCAGTAAATAGTGATGCGTCAAGACCCATTCCGTTATGTTACTGTGGAGTGTGTGCACGTCTAAGGTACTCATGGATTAGTGACAACCCCGAAAGAAAGTGGTATGACTGTATAAAGTAtaag GAAGCTggggattgtgatttttttaagtggGCTGATAACCACATGACTTCTTATGAGAAGAGATTGGAGGAACATATGAGAGACATAGAGAAAGGGAGACAGGCCGATATTAAGAAAGTTGAGAAGATGACAATGGCCAATATTGACAGACTTGAGAAGCTGATTGAAACAAAACACAAGGAACAACATGCTAGACTTCAGTTAGAGTTGGGTCTGCGTCAAAGTAATAGAAAGATGTTTTGGGTAGCAGTACTTGTAATCATTTTGGGCCTTGTAATTTATCTCAGTAGTTATAGTGGTTTTGAAGTTAACTACTTGATGTTAGAATGA